A region of Liolophura sinensis isolate JHLJ2023 chromosome 8, CUHK_Ljap_v2, whole genome shotgun sequence DNA encodes the following proteins:
- the LOC135473811 gene encoding cAMP-dependent protein kinase type II regulatory subunit-like, whose amino-acid sequence MPCAEMNFEIPEGLGDLLRDFTVSVLRERPGNIYDFAVDYFTKIRETRRPKSIPMYIIVDDEEAGEPDPSQFRPKTQKSKFARRHSVSAERYDPEADDDDDEKVVHPKTDEQRERLVQAVGGILLFRSLDSDQMQDVVDAMFEKTVEPGEQVIVQGDDGDNFYVIDSGIYDVLVLVNGENKKVHQFENSGSFGELALMYNMPRSATIVAQTKGTVWAMDRNSFRRIVLKSAFKKRKMYEELLENVTILKSLEPYERMNLADALVPKIYTDEAIIKQGDDADGVYFVETGTIRVTITGVSGKEEEVARKSKGAYFGELALLENKPRSANVYAEGKVKVAFLERDSFERLLGPCVEIMKRNSSLYQQYVGK is encoded by the coding sequence ATGCCTTGTGCTGAAATGAATTTCGAAATCCCTGAAGGCCTTGGAGACTTGCTGAGAGATTTCACAGTGTCTGTGTTACGTGAAAGGCCTGGAAACATATATGACTTCGCTGTGGATTACTTTACAAAAATCCGTGAAACCCGGCGTCCTAAGTCCATCCCGATGTACATCATTGTGGACGACGAGGAGGCCGGGGAACCAGACCCCTCCCAGTTCAGACCcaaaacacagaaaagtaaGTTCGCCAGACGCCACTCAGTGTCCGCTGAAAGATATGACCCCGAGGCTGACGATGATGACGACGAAAAGGTGGTTCATCCGAAGACGGACGAACAGAGGGAACGACTAGTCCAAGCCGTGGGTGGGATCCTTCTGTTCCGTTCTCTGGACTCCGATCAGATGCAGGACGTCGTGGACGCCATGTTCGAGAAGACCGTGGAGCCGGGAGAACAAGTCATCGTCCAAGGTGACGACGGAGATAACTTCTATGTGATTGACAGTGGTATTTACGACGTCTTAGTTCTGGTGAATGGAGAGAATAAAAAAGTTCACCAGTTTGAAAACAGCGGCAGTTTTGGTGAGTTAGCTCTGATGTATAATATGCCTAGATCTGCTACTATAGTCGCACAAACAAAGGGCACTGTCTGGGCAATGGACAGAAATTCGTTTCGTCGCATCGTACTAAAAAGTGCCTTTAAAAAACGAAAAATGTATGAAGAACTTTTAGAAAATGTGACCATTCTTAAATCACTGGAGCCGTACGAGAGAATGAATCTGGCAGACGCGTTGGTGCCAAAGATTTACACTGATGAGGCTATCATTAAGCAGGGCGACGACGCCGATGGAGTTTATTTTGTGGAGACAGGGACTATTAGGGTAACAATAACGGGGGTTTCCGGCAAGGAAGAAGAGGTTGCCAGAAAATCCAAAGGTGCTTATTTTGGAGAACTGGCGCTACTGGAAAACAAACCTCGCTCGGCAAATGTGTATGCAGAGGGTAAGGTCAAAGTGGCTTTTCTGGAACGGGATTCATTCGAGCGCCTTTTAGGCCCCTGTGTTGAAATAATGAAGAGAAATAGCTCATTATATCAGCAGTACGTAGGCAAATAA